In a single window of the Streptomyces cinnabarinus genome:
- a CDS encoding SAM-dependent methyltransferase → MADAAVRLKGLVEQLVGAPLPVRVRAWDGSQAGPPGAPVLVVRNRRAVRRLLWRPGELGLARAWVAGDLDIEGDLYAGLDLLSGLIWERGEDTRSLTEALRDPEVRSAVRGLFAMARSPLPPAPPEEEVRRRGHLHTKRTDRRAISHHYDVGNDFYEIVLGPSMVYSCAYWQTPDSTLEAAQHDKLDLVCRKLGLEPGVRLLDVGCGWGSLAAHAARRYGVHVVGITLSQEQAAYARKRAADEGLTDRIEIRVQDYRDVMDGPYDAISSIGMAEHVGADRYLEYATDLHRLLEPGGRLLNHQIARRPQRDESTYHVDEFIDAYVFPDGELQPIGVTVGQLERAGFEVRDVESIREHYALTLRHWVARLEDDWPRAVRLTSPGRARVWRLYMAASALAFEHNQIGVNQVLAVRTPGSGASGMPLRSRTWN, encoded by the coding sequence ATGGCAGACGCCGCGGTGCGGCTGAAGGGCCTCGTCGAACAACTGGTGGGAGCACCGCTCCCCGTGCGCGTCCGCGCCTGGGACGGTTCACAGGCGGGTCCGCCGGGCGCACCGGTGCTGGTGGTCCGCAACCGCCGGGCCGTCCGCCGGCTGCTGTGGCGGCCGGGCGAACTGGGCCTCGCCCGCGCCTGGGTGGCCGGCGACCTGGACATCGAGGGCGACCTCTACGCCGGCCTCGACCTGCTCTCCGGCCTGATCTGGGAGCGCGGCGAGGACACCCGCTCGCTCACCGAGGCGCTGCGCGATCCCGAGGTGCGCTCGGCGGTCAGAGGGCTCTTCGCGATGGCCCGGTCACCGCTCCCGCCCGCGCCCCCCGAGGAGGAGGTCAGGCGCCGCGGCCACCTCCACACCAAGCGCACCGACCGCCGCGCCATCAGCCACCACTACGACGTCGGCAACGACTTCTACGAGATCGTCCTCGGCCCCTCCATGGTGTACTCCTGCGCCTACTGGCAGACCCCGGACAGCACCCTCGAAGCGGCCCAGCACGACAAGCTCGACCTGGTCTGCCGCAAACTCGGCCTGGAGCCCGGTGTGCGGCTCCTCGACGTCGGCTGCGGCTGGGGCTCGCTGGCGGCCCACGCCGCCCGGCGGTACGGCGTGCACGTCGTCGGCATCACGCTGTCCCAGGAGCAGGCGGCGTACGCCCGCAAGCGCGCCGCCGACGAGGGGCTGACCGACCGGATCGAGATCCGGGTGCAGGACTACCGGGACGTCATGGACGGGCCCTACGACGCGATCTCCTCCATCGGCATGGCCGAACACGTCGGCGCCGACCGGTACCTGGAGTACGCCACCGACCTCCACCGGCTCCTCGAACCCGGCGGGCGGCTCCTCAACCACCAGATCGCCCGGCGCCCGCAGCGCGACGAATCGACATACCACGTGGACGAGTTCATCGACGCCTACGTCTTCCCCGACGGCGAACTCCAGCCCATCGGCGTTACCGTCGGGCAGCTGGAGCGCGCCGGGTTCGAAGTGCGGGACGTCGAGTCGATCCGGGAGCACTACGCCCTGACCCTGCGCCACTGGGTGGCCCGCCTGGAGGACGACTGGCCCCGGGCGGTACGGCTGACCAGCCCCGGCCGGGCCCGGGTGTGGCGCCTGTACATGGCCGCCTCCGCGCTCGCCTTCGAGCACAACCAGATCGG
- a CDS encoding NAD(P)/FAD-dependent oxidoreductase: protein MSTTERPRILVVGGGYVGLYAARRILKQMRYGEATVTVVDPRSYMTYQPFLPETAAGSISPRHVVVPLRRVLPKAEVLTGRVTTIDQDRKVATIAPLVGEAYELPFDYLVIAMGAVSRTFPIPGLAEQGIGMKGIEEAIGLRNHVLEQLDKADSTTDEEIRRKALTFVFIGGGFAGAETIGEVEDMARDAAKYYTSVSREDMRFVLVDAADKILPEVGPKLGQYGKEHLEARGVEVYLSTSMDSCVDGHVVLKNGLEVDSNTIVWTAGVKPNPALARFGLPLGPRGHVDCQSTLQVTGTDYIWAAGDNAQVPDLIGRKAGNENAWCPPNAQHALRQAKVLGDNVISGMRGFPQKDYSHANKGAVAGLGLHKGVAMIVMGKVKIKLKGRLAWYMHRGYHGMAMPTFNRKIRVFADWTLGMFLKREVVALGALESPREEFYEAAKPAPAPQAAAPKTEEKAKAS, encoded by the coding sequence ATGAGCACCACGGAGCGTCCCAGGATCCTCGTAGTAGGCGGTGGGTACGTAGGCCTGTACGCAGCTCGGCGCATCCTCAAGCAGATGCGCTACGGAGAGGCGACCGTCACGGTCGTCGACCCCCGGTCGTACATGACCTACCAGCCCTTCCTCCCCGAAACCGCCGCCGGCAGCATCTCCCCGCGCCACGTCGTCGTCCCGCTGCGACGCGTGCTGCCCAAGGCGGAGGTCCTCACCGGCCGGGTCACCACCATCGACCAGGACCGCAAGGTCGCCACGATCGCCCCGCTGGTGGGCGAGGCGTACGAGCTGCCCTTCGACTACCTGGTCATCGCGATGGGCGCGGTCTCCCGCACCTTCCCGATCCCCGGCCTCGCCGAGCAGGGCATCGGCATGAAGGGCATCGAGGAGGCCATCGGCCTGCGCAACCACGTGCTGGAGCAGCTCGACAAGGCCGACTCCACCACCGACGAGGAGATCCGCCGCAAGGCGCTCACCTTCGTCTTCATCGGCGGCGGCTTCGCGGGCGCGGAGACCATCGGTGAGGTCGAGGACATGGCCCGCGACGCGGCCAAGTACTACACCAGCGTCTCCCGCGAGGACATGCGGTTCGTCCTCGTCGACGCCGCCGACAAGATCCTGCCCGAGGTCGGCCCCAAGCTCGGCCAGTACGGCAAGGAGCACCTGGAGGCCCGTGGCGTCGAGGTCTACCTCTCGACCTCCATGGACTCCTGCGTCGACGGCCACGTCGTGCTGAAGAACGGCCTTGAGGTCGACTCCAACACCATCGTGTGGACGGCCGGTGTGAAGCCGAACCCGGCTCTCGCCCGCTTCGGTCTGCCGCTCGGCCCGCGCGGTCACGTCGACTGCCAGTCGACCCTCCAGGTCACCGGCACCGACTACATCTGGGCCGCCGGCGACAACGCCCAGGTCCCGGACCTCATCGGCCGCAAGGCCGGCAACGAGAACGCCTGGTGCCCGCCGAACGCGCAGCACGCGCTGCGGCAGGCCAAGGTCCTCGGCGACAACGTGATCTCCGGTATGCGGGGCTTCCCGCAGAAGGACTACAGCCACGCCAACAAGGGTGCGGTGGCCGGTCTCGGCCTCCACAAGGGCGTCGCGATGATCGTCATGGGCAAGGTGAAGATCAAGCTCAAGGGCCGTCTCGCCTGGTACATGCACCGTGGCTACCACGGCATGGCGATGCCGACCTTCAACCGCAAGATCCGCGTCTTCGCCGACTGGACCCTCGGCATGTTCCTCAAGCGCGAGGTCGTGGCGCTCGGCGCGCTGGAGTCCCCGCGCGAGGAGTTCTACGAGGCGGCCAAGCCCGCCCCGGCTCCCCAGGCCGCCGCGCCGAAGACCGAGGAGAAGGCCAAGGCCTCCTGA